One genomic region from Fictibacillus marinisediminis encodes:
- a CDS encoding serine/threonine protein kinase, with product MMFHWAKDLYRLILDRPLKPGTTLFGRYRINKALGMGSYGITYTALDKYSGKTVAVKQLRKTKAWTKAGRQFFERETGILKQLNHPAIPTVHQAWQDDCGRFIVMDYVSGKTFEDLIFEEGIRFTEVEALSILKEGLSIVSSFHEKGIVHRDLRIPNIISDQGKLHIIDFGLACRLSEDDDHLVKYKQRNPMREATIKSDFYALGHFLLFLLYSSYEPETKKEKSWEEELSLSPEVQSLLRRLLQIDESFRSAEEIIREINPLLPSHEAKTI from the coding sequence ATGATGTTTCATTGGGCAAAGGATCTGTATCGGCTGATCCTAGACCGGCCGCTTAAGCCGGGCACTACCCTATTTGGCCGTTATCGGATCAATAAAGCGCTGGGCATGGGGAGTTACGGAATCACGTATACCGCTTTAGATAAGTATTCCGGAAAAACAGTGGCGGTTAAGCAGCTGAGGAAAACAAAGGCTTGGACAAAAGCTGGCCGGCAATTCTTTGAGCGGGAGACTGGAATTCTTAAACAGCTGAATCATCCTGCCATCCCCACTGTTCATCAGGCTTGGCAGGATGACTGCGGCCGGTTCATCGTCATGGATTATGTATCCGGAAAAACGTTTGAGGATTTAATTTTTGAAGAGGGCATTCGCTTTACGGAGGTGGAAGCTCTTTCGATTTTGAAAGAGGGACTGAGCATTGTCAGCTCTTTTCATGAAAAAGGAATCGTCCATCGTGATCTCCGCATTCCCAATATTATTTCGGACCAAGGAAAATTGCACATTATCGATTTCGGTCTTGCTTGCAGGCTTTCCGAGGATGATGACCATCTGGTTAAATACAAGCAGCGGAATCCAATGAGGGAAGCCACTATAAAAAGCGACTTCTATGCTCTTGGCCACTTTCTGCTTTTTCTTCTCTATTCGAGTTATGAACCTGAAACGAAAAAGGAGAAAAGCTGGGAAGAAGAGCTATCATTGTCTCCAGAAGTCCAAAGTTTGCTAAGACGACTTCTGCAGATTGATGAGAGCTTCAGGTCTGCAGAGGAGATCATCAGAGAAATAAATCCTTTGTTGCCCTCACATGAAGCGAAAACGATATAA
- a CDS encoding GNAT family N-acetyltransferase: protein MKNFNIINPAVNKDIRASQAAAGDTEEVMALLVRTAQWLQSKGSMQWSELLEGKDVHGMAQSILDGNVFVFKNKENKIVGVVMLPQKASAWDLELWGDDLGEAIYLHRLAIDRNTAGKNLGADILDWVTNGISFNGKSVIRLDCIASNESLNRFYSGAGFTFRGTSESGFNIYDKPKQ from the coding sequence TTGAAGAATTTTAACATTATAAATCCAGCCGTTAATAAGGATATCCGGGCGTCCCAGGCTGCTGCAGGGGATACAGAGGAAGTTATGGCATTGCTTGTCCGGACAGCACAATGGCTGCAGAGCAAAGGATCGATGCAGTGGAGCGAGCTGCTTGAAGGTAAAGATGTTCATGGAATGGCTCAATCCATTTTAGACGGAAACGTGTTCGTTTTTAAAAATAAAGAAAATAAAATAGTAGGGGTGGTCATGCTCCCTCAGAAGGCGAGTGCTTGGGATCTTGAGCTTTGGGGAGATGATCTTGGGGAAGCGATTTACCTTCACCGTCTGGCGATTGACCGAAACACCGCTGGAAAAAATTTAGGAGCGGATATCCTGGACTGGGTAACGAATGGCATTTCGTTTAACGGAAAATCCGTCATCCGCCTGGACTGCATTGCCAGCAATGAAAGCTTAAACCGGTTCTACAGCGGTGCTGGCTTTACGTTTCGCGGAACAAGTGAAAGCGGCTTTAACATCTATGACAAGCCGAAACAATAA
- the helD gene encoding RNA polymerase recycling motor HelD, which yields MNQWETEWQREQERVNSVVDQVKKKMNVLEEHLGGKKEDVVQIRKDFWEDVTVNFDDAHEAAETAASIKQQAELLSELERSHKNAEDQKKSLVKLSDSPYFGRIDFKEEKDAKTDRIYLGIASFYDEKADEFLVYDWRAPISSLYYDHSIGRAEYEAPEGTVSGEMELKRQYIIRNAQIKSMFDTGVTIGDELLQEVLSRQANPQMKSIVATIQKEQNQIIRNTKGNLLIVQGAAGCGKTSAALQRVAYLLYRYRETLSANQIVLFSPNNVFNSYVSNVLPELGEENMLQTTFQQYVYHHLGDSYNLEDPLEQMEAVLTAEDHPDHKVRLEGIRFKASLDFMNVIEAYIAHLRNEDMLFKSVSFRGRVLISAEQIKEKFYSFSFSVSIPDRMKLVSEWLVSEVRRLEKTERKKPWVEEKIQLLDKEVYVRLYQKLKKKKQYTEDSFNDFEQEQRLLSAYVVSKAFKPLKKWIKSLTFINLKELYMRLFTGEGLSWERKEKYLLPGSWKEIARLTAETLSNGELLYEDATPYLYLKERLEGFQTNTAVRYVFIDEAQDYSPFQFAFIQRLFPRSKMTVLGDLNQSIYAHSTGDAFQMLYERYGKDHTERIILTRSYRSTRQIVEFTREMLHEKESIIPFNRDGEKPVLKQYEKKEDHTRAIADIIRKLQDKQVKTIAVICKTAKECEEAYESLKDKVHVELMKKDSSSFKQDTLIIPSYLAKGIEFDAVLVYDASNLQYGKERERRLFYTVCTRAMHELYLFCRGAISPFITAVPQDTFVRDN from the coding sequence ATGAACCAGTGGGAAACAGAATGGCAAAGAGAACAGGAACGCGTTAATTCGGTTGTTGATCAAGTGAAAAAGAAAATGAATGTTCTTGAGGAGCATCTTGGCGGGAAAAAAGAAGATGTGGTCCAAATCAGAAAAGACTTCTGGGAAGATGTGACCGTCAACTTTGACGATGCGCATGAGGCAGCAGAAACCGCAGCCAGTATTAAGCAGCAGGCAGAATTGCTGTCTGAATTGGAACGCAGCCATAAAAACGCTGAAGACCAGAAAAAAAGCCTTGTAAAACTGAGTGACTCCCCTTACTTCGGAAGAATAGATTTTAAAGAAGAGAAGGATGCCAAGACAGATCGAATTTATCTCGGAATCGCTTCGTTTTATGATGAAAAGGCAGATGAATTTCTAGTGTATGACTGGAGGGCGCCCATCTCCAGTCTATACTATGACCATTCAATTGGAAGAGCGGAATACGAGGCGCCGGAAGGTACCGTTTCAGGAGAGATGGAGCTGAAACGGCAATATATCATCCGGAATGCCCAGATCAAGAGCATGTTTGATACGGGTGTGACCATTGGTGATGAATTGCTACAGGAAGTACTGAGCCGGCAGGCTAATCCTCAGATGAAAAGCATCGTGGCCACTATCCAAAAAGAACAGAACCAAATTATCCGGAATACGAAGGGGAACCTTCTCATTGTCCAAGGAGCTGCCGGGTGCGGAAAAACGTCAGCGGCCCTGCAGCGTGTCGCTTATCTCTTATATCGATACAGAGAAACACTTTCGGCCAACCAGATCGTACTCTTTTCTCCCAACAACGTGTTCAACAGCTATGTCTCAAACGTTTTGCCTGAGCTGGGTGAAGAAAATATGCTGCAGACGACGTTTCAGCAGTATGTGTATCACCATCTTGGCGATTCCTACAATCTTGAAGATCCGTTGGAACAGATGGAGGCCGTACTTACTGCGGAAGACCATCCGGATCACAAAGTCAGGCTGGAGGGCATCCGTTTTAAAGCATCACTTGATTTCATGAACGTGATCGAAGCGTATATCGCTCATCTGCGCAATGAGGATATGCTCTTTAAATCTGTTTCATTTAGAGGGAGAGTCTTGATCTCGGCAGAACAAATCAAAGAAAAATTTTATTCTTTCTCCTTTTCGGTTTCCATTCCGGACCGCATGAAGCTTGTATCCGAATGGCTCGTGAGTGAGGTCAGGAGACTGGAAAAGACCGAGCGTAAAAAACCGTGGGTGGAAGAAAAAATACAGCTGCTCGATAAAGAAGTGTACGTCAGGCTCTATCAAAAACTAAAGAAGAAAAAGCAATACACGGAAGATTCGTTTAATGATTTTGAACAGGAGCAGAGACTGTTATCGGCGTATGTGGTTTCCAAAGCATTTAAGCCATTGAAAAAGTGGATCAAGTCCTTAACGTTCATTAATCTTAAGGAGCTGTACATGAGGCTCTTTACAGGCGAGGGGTTATCCTGGGAGAGGAAGGAGAAGTATCTGCTTCCTGGCAGCTGGAAAGAAATCGCCAGGCTGACTGCTGAAACCTTAAGCAATGGAGAACTTTTATATGAGGATGCAACTCCTTACTTATATTTAAAAGAACGGCTGGAAGGGTTTCAGACCAATACGGCAGTACGCTATGTATTTATAGATGAGGCACAGGACTATTCTCCGTTTCAGTTTGCCTTCATTCAGCGCCTGTTTCCACGAAGCAAAATGACCGTTTTAGGTGATCTCAATCAATCGATTTATGCCCATTCCACGGGTGATGCGTTTCAGATGCTGTATGAGCGTTATGGAAAAGACCATACAGAACGCATTATTTTAACACGAAGCTATCGTTCCACAAGACAGATCGTTGAATTTACACGGGAAATGCTGCATGAGAAGGAATCCATCATTCCCTTTAACCGTGATGGAGAAAAGCCGGTGCTGAAACAATACGAAAAGAAAGAGGACCATACTCGAGCCATTGCTGACATTATCCGTAAACTGCAGGATAAACAGGTAAAGACGATCGCTGTGATATGCAAGACGGCGAAAGAATGTGAGGAAGCTTACGAAAGCCTGAAAGATAAGGTTCATGTAGAACTCATGAAGAAAGATTCTTCTTCTTTCAAGCAGGATACGCTGATCATTCCATCTTATCTAGCTAAAGGGATCGAGTTCGATGCGGTACTGGTATACGATGCTTCAAATTTGCAATACGGTAAAGAAAG
- a CDS encoding MDR family MFS transporter: MIQKESRLGFVVAGLLLAILMASMDNTIVVTAMGTIVGDLGGLESFVWVVSAYMVAEMAGMPIFGKLSDMYGRKRFFIFGLILFMAGSSLCGTADSILQLGIYRAIQGIGGGALIPIAFTIVFDIFPPEKRGKMGGLFGAVFGLSSIFGPLLGAYITDNISWHWVFYINLPLGILALVFVGLFYKESHVHTRQKIDWLGAVTLIGAVVCLMFALELGGQKFDWESWQIISLFAGFTILFLLFLGVERKAEEPIISFKMFQNRLFAGSTVVAFFYGATFMAATVYIPIFVQGVYGGTATNSGLILLPMMLGSVVTAQVGGFLTSKMSYRSIMFLSGVIMIAGFALLSTITPDTSRLVLTLYMIVVGLGVGFSFSVLSMAAIHNFGMHQRGSATSTSNFIRSLGMTLGITIFGTIQRSDLESLLKETFKGMGGTMRGSGAGDARQILSEQARAAIPAPILEKITAALSDSIVHTFMWALIPAAVAFLFVFLMSKDRMTVPGTGVTQVSKEGA, from the coding sequence ATGATTCAAAAAGAAAGCAGGTTAGGATTTGTTGTAGCGGGGCTGCTGCTTGCCATCCTGATGGCATCGATGGATAACACGATTGTTGTTACTGCGATGGGAACGATCGTGGGTGATCTGGGTGGCCTTGAAAGCTTTGTATGGGTTGTCTCTGCTTACATGGTAGCTGAAATGGCAGGAATGCCAATTTTCGGGAAGCTTTCTGATATGTACGGCAGAAAACGATTCTTTATTTTTGGACTGATCCTGTTTATGGCAGGTTCCTCACTATGCGGAACGGCCGACAGCATTCTTCAGCTCGGCATCTACCGGGCGATTCAGGGGATTGGCGGAGGAGCTTTGATTCCGATAGCGTTTACCATTGTTTTTGATATCTTTCCTCCAGAAAAGCGAGGAAAGATGGGCGGACTGTTTGGAGCGGTCTTCGGGCTTTCCAGCATTTTCGGTCCCCTTTTGGGAGCTTATATCACCGATAACATCAGCTGGCATTGGGTTTTCTACATTAACCTGCCGCTCGGAATCCTTGCGTTAGTATTCGTTGGCTTATTCTACAAAGAATCACACGTTCATACGAGGCAAAAAATTGACTGGCTCGGAGCTGTTACGCTGATTGGAGCAGTTGTTTGCCTTATGTTTGCGCTGGAGCTCGGCGGTCAGAAGTTTGATTGGGAATCTTGGCAGATCATCAGTCTGTTTGCCGGCTTTACTATCCTGTTCCTGCTGTTCCTGGGAGTGGAACGAAAAGCGGAAGAACCGATCATCTCCTTTAAAATGTTTCAGAACCGCTTGTTTGCGGGGAGCACTGTTGTCGCCTTCTTTTATGGTGCTACTTTCATGGCTGCTACCGTTTATATTCCTATTTTTGTTCAAGGCGTGTACGGTGGAACAGCGACCAACTCAGGGCTGATCCTGCTGCCGATGATGCTGGGTTCTGTGGTTACAGCACAGGTCGGAGGATTCCTTACTTCTAAAATGAGTTACCGCAGCATCATGTTCCTTTCTGGAGTCATCATGATTGCTGGATTTGCTTTATTGAGCACGATCACGCCGGATACAAGCAGACTGGTACTAACGCTGTACATGATCGTCGTCGGCCTTGGAGTAGGATTCTCCTTCTCGGTTCTCAGCATGGCCGCTATCCATAATTTCGGCATGCATCAGAGGGGATCCGCTACATCAACGAGCAACTTTATCCGTTCACTCGGCATGACGCTCGGAATTACCATCTTCGGTACGATTCAGAGGAGCGACCTGGAATCACTGCTCAAGGAAACATTTAAAGGAATGGGAGGAACGATGCGGGGCAGCGGAGCAGGCGATGCCCGACAGATTCTTTCTGAACAGGCGAGGGCAGCGATTCCAGCGCCAATACTGGAAAAGATCACCGCCGCCTTGTCCGACTCCATCGTCCATACCTTCATGTGGGCACTCATTCCGGCAGCGGTTGCCTTCCTGTTCGTCTTCCTCATGAGCAAGGACCGAATGACGGTGCCAGGCACCGGTGTTACACAAGTGTCAAAAGAAGGTGCCTGA
- a CDS encoding protein phosphatase 2C domain-containing protein: MKQLMNEISWVGSSHPYIDQPAISSLHHITVGRYGGNSLAGANKNEDGCLVWACEKGDWEFAAILDAHYSAESAELVVKELEAEKEQLLEAFRLQAPDCFTEVESRIVSLFKSADFRAKCQKVKGETACLIAFRKENYVWWLSIGDCVLYLFHPELAQFKQYQLNLRNFYEWIGKVNTFELPVPGYSSGVRELRKGKTVLLLATDGMIECPDAGFEEAEKVYRQFADDSSVEEGVKRLLHSVQTHHSRDSATLIAWTVHNTEEGSEPSDGRVPPELRKE, translated from the coding sequence ATGAAACAATTAATGAATGAAATCAGCTGGGTCGGCAGCTCCCATCCTTATATTGACCAGCCTGCCATCTCCTCCCTTCATCATATCACGGTCGGAAGATATGGAGGAAACTCTCTTGCCGGTGCCAATAAGAATGAAGACGGCTGCCTCGTATGGGCTTGTGAAAAGGGAGATTGGGAGTTTGCTGCCATACTTGATGCCCATTATAGTGCTGAGAGTGCCGAGCTTGTCGTTAAAGAGCTGGAAGCTGAAAAAGAGCAATTGCTTGAAGCGTTCAGACTTCAGGCACCTGATTGTTTTACAGAGGTGGAGTCACGCATAGTTTCGTTGTTTAAGAGCGCTGATTTTCGTGCGAAGTGCCAAAAAGTAAAAGGTGAAACCGCCTGCCTGATCGCGTTCCGCAAAGAAAATTATGTGTGGTGGCTTTCAATCGGTGATTGCGTGCTTTACCTGTTCCATCCCGAACTGGCACAGTTTAAGCAATATCAATTGAACCTGCGGAACTTTTATGAGTGGATCGGGAAGGTGAATACGTTTGAATTGCCTGTTCCTGGTTACAGCTCAGGAGTGCGCGAGCTTCGCAAAGGAAAAACCGTACTGCTTCTTGCTACGGATGGGATGATCGAGTGCCCTGATGCTGGATTTGAGGAGGCGGAGAAGGTGTATCGTCAGTTTGCTGATGACAGCAGTGTGGAGGAAGGTGTAAAGCGGCTTCTGCATTCGGTACAGACTCATCATAGCCGCGACAGTGCCACATTGATAGCCTGGACAGTACATAACACAGAAGAAGGAAGCGAACCGAGCGACGGTCGCGTTCCTCCAGAGCTGAGAAAGGAATAA
- a CDS encoding alkaline phosphatase: MIRDNFKRWLPLALVTAVGLGGLSTSMHGDAKNLNTKKEPEIKNVIFLIGDGMGPAATTALRYWKDDLNTVEMEKTAFDSYFVGKQMTYADDPDENITDSASAATAMSTGEKTYNAAIAVDNDKSELKTVLEAAKARGKSTGLVATSELAHATPASFGAHDPSRKNMNEIASDYFDEKINRKHKVDVLLGGGSANFIRDDRNLVNEFKNAGFSYVTTKEQLLHNKNEQILGLFSKGGMPKMIDRNHDLPSLKEMTNSAIQRLDRDKDGFFLMVEGSQIDWAEHDNDIVGTMSEMQDFEKAFQAAVQFAKKDRHTLVVATADHSTGGLSIGANGKYNWFADPVKAFKRTPDFLGETIASGADVEQTLQKYVNFTLTENEMNSVKEATKTKDMAKIDAAIEKIADLRSNTGWTTTGHTGEDVNVYAYGPGKEKFAGLINNTDQAKNIFKILHTGK, encoded by the coding sequence ATGATAAGGGATAATTTTAAACGCTGGCTTCCGCTGGCCTTGGTAACTGCTGTCGGGCTTGGAGGCCTTTCAACCTCAATGCATGGTGATGCCAAAAACCTTAATACAAAAAAGGAACCGGAAATTAAAAATGTGATCTTTCTGATCGGTGATGGTATGGGGCCAGCGGCTACAACCGCATTGCGCTACTGGAAGGATGATCTGAATACGGTTGAAATGGAGAAAACAGCATTTGACAGCTATTTTGTCGGTAAACAAATGACCTATGCTGATGATCCTGATGAGAACATAACGGATTCAGCTTCTGCTGCCACAGCCATGTCGACTGGGGAAAAAACGTACAATGCGGCCATTGCTGTTGACAATGACAAATCTGAATTGAAGACTGTCCTTGAGGCCGCAAAGGCTCGCGGTAAATCTACCGGACTAGTTGCTACCTCAGAACTTGCCCATGCTACCCCCGCTTCTTTCGGTGCCCATGACCCGAGCCGAAAAAACATGAACGAGATTGCCAGTGACTATTTTGATGAGAAAATTAACCGCAAACATAAAGTGGATGTGCTCCTCGGGGGTGGTTCAGCCAACTTTATCCGTGATGACAGAAACTTGGTGAACGAGTTCAAAAATGCTGGCTTTAGTTATGTTACAACTAAAGAACAGCTTCTTCATAACAAGAACGAACAGATCCTGGGTCTTTTCTCTAAGGGCGGAATGCCTAAAATGATCGACCGCAATCATGACCTCCCTTCCCTGAAAGAGATGACCAACTCTGCGATCCAGAGGCTTGACCGGGATAAAGACGGCTTCTTCCTGATGGTTGAAGGCAGCCAGATCGACTGGGCGGAGCATGATAATGACATCGTCGGAACGATGAGCGAGATGCAGGACTTTGAAAAAGCCTTTCAGGCCGCTGTCCAGTTCGCCAAGAAGGACAGGCATACACTCGTTGTTGCCACAGCAGACCATTCAACGGGCGGGTTGTCGATCGGAGCAAACGGCAAGTACAACTGGTTTGCTGATCCGGTGAAAGCTTTTAAGCGCACACCTGACTTCCTCGGTGAAACCATTGCGTCAGGAGCTGATGTGGAACAAACATTGCAGAAATATGTAAATTTTACGTTAACCGAGAATGAGATGAATAGTGTAAAAGAAGCAACAAAAACCAAGGATATGGCTAAAATCGATGCTGCCATCGAAAAAATAGCCGATCTCCGTTCCAACACAGGTTGGACGACCACAGGCCATACGGGTGAGGATGTTAACGTTTATGCGTACGGACCAGGCAAGGAGAAGTTCGCCGGGTTAATCAACAATACCGATCAGGCGAAAAACATCTTCAAAATCCTTCATACAGGGAAGTAA
- a CDS encoding sensor domain-containing diguanylate cyclase encodes MSIKLRTLVALTIAILIFILSGILSITISKRSGADIKKEIGVTLSQNAYQMADKLDYFMWSRYGEIKVLSELDQLKEQKHPESIEKMLNRLHDSIPSFSWVGLTDKKGNVIASTQGILKGKNIEERPVFQRAKKAPFIGDVHDAVLLAKLLPNPSGEPVQFVDISTPVYGKNGDFKGVLAAHLSWEWSKEIRDTVLQPMKSERGSTEIFIVSAKQDTILLGAKHMLGKPLHLKSVKQAQQKKNHWNLERWPDGKTYLTGYALGQGHLDYQGLGWAIIVRQPEDAAFIPAKNLQSFILFLGGICSVLFAIAGWLLAGKIADPLQQITNAAYELRKGNKVEIPQVRGIKDIEVLSSSLRNLVASLSETESELGRLEDLAHNDALTGLPNRLSLYLQVEQAIRSARVVADGYFTLLFMDLDGFKHVNDTYGHHIGDELLKEVGKRLKQNLRKGEYVARLGGDEFVLLIESSSGDPIEEGKRIGCRIINVLNERFMFNGNSLTIGCSIGGAVWPMNGEDIEDVMKLADQALYLSKKSGKNQVNFIDLPSIQAVQ; translated from the coding sequence TTGTCTATTAAGCTAAGAACACTAGTCGCACTAACAATTGCTATTTTGATTTTTATATTGTCGGGCATTTTAAGCATCACCATCAGCAAGAGGTCGGGAGCTGATATTAAAAAGGAAATTGGAGTAACGCTGTCACAGAACGCCTATCAAATGGCTGATAAGCTGGATTACTTTATGTGGTCGCGTTATGGTGAGATTAAAGTGCTGAGTGAGCTCGATCAGCTTAAAGAACAGAAGCACCCGGAAAGCATTGAAAAAATGCTAAATCGTCTGCACGACAGCATTCCCTCGTTTTCATGGGTTGGACTGACTGATAAAAAAGGAAATGTCATTGCATCCACACAAGGAATTTTAAAAGGTAAAAACATTGAGGAACGCCCTGTATTCCAGCGAGCGAAAAAGGCTCCTTTCATAGGAGATGTCCATGATGCGGTTCTTCTGGCAAAGCTGCTTCCTAATCCGTCCGGTGAGCCGGTGCAGTTCGTGGATATCAGCACACCTGTATATGGGAAAAACGGTGATTTCAAAGGGGTATTGGCCGCACACTTGAGCTGGGAGTGGTCAAAAGAGATCCGGGATACTGTATTGCAGCCCATGAAAAGTGAGAGGGGCAGTACTGAAATTTTCATTGTCAGCGCCAAACAGGACACGATCCTTCTCGGTGCAAAACATATGCTTGGAAAACCACTGCACCTTAAAAGTGTAAAACAGGCACAGCAAAAGAAAAATCATTGGAACCTTGAGAGATGGCCGGATGGAAAAACTTATTTAACCGGTTATGCATTGGGACAGGGTCACTTGGACTATCAAGGCCTCGGTTGGGCTATCATTGTAAGGCAGCCGGAAGATGCTGCATTTATTCCTGCAAAAAACCTTCAGTCCTTTATCTTGTTTTTGGGAGGTATTTGTTCAGTGCTGTTCGCGATTGCCGGATGGCTGCTTGCAGGAAAAATTGCAGATCCGCTGCAGCAAATTACAAACGCAGCCTATGAACTCCGTAAAGGAAATAAAGTAGAGATTCCGCAAGTGAGAGGGATAAAGGACATCGAGGTTCTTTCGTCTTCCCTTCGCAATCTTGTGGCTTCATTAAGTGAAACAGAATCAGAGCTTGGCAGATTGGAAGATCTGGCTCATAACGATGCTTTGACAGGACTGCCCAACCGCCTCTCCCTTTATTTGCAGGTTGAACAGGCTATCCGGAGTGCAAGGGTGGTTGCTGACGGGTATTTCACTCTTCTGTTTATGGATTTAGATGGCTTCAAGCATGTCAATGATACATACGGCCATCATATCGGCGATGAATTGCTGAAGGAAGTGGGGAAACGGTTAAAACAAAACCTCAGGAAAGGCGAGTATGTGGCAAGATTGGGTGGCGATGAATTTGTTCTACTCATCGAATCTTCATCAGGTGATCCGATTGAAGAAGGGAAGCGGATCGGGTGCAGGATCATCAATGTGCTCAATGAACGTTTTATGTTCAATGGAAACAGTTTAACAATCGGCTGCAGCATTGGCGGTGCAGTTTGGCCCATGAACGGTGAAGATATTGAAGATGTGATGAAGCTGGCAGATCAGGCCTTATATCTTTCGAAAAAATCAGGTAAAAACCAAGTGAATTTTATCGATCTTCCATCAATACAAGCCGTGCAATAA
- a CDS encoding 4-fold beta flower protein has product MFPLFNHQHHHFGWLDQTTNGLILDRDGRIVATPNSITRVTVSVPAVPAVPAVPAVPFIQAPHPPVPVSFSSPYTFPYYSSPYSSPYSFPYSYSISYPFPPWSPFSFPGWFNPY; this is encoded by the coding sequence ATGTTTCCTCTTTTTAATCATCAGCATCATCATTTCGGATGGCTTGATCAGACAACCAATGGATTAATCCTGGACCGCGATGGGCGCATCGTTGCTACGCCGAATTCTATCACACGAGTGACTGTATCCGTGCCAGCTGTTCCTGCCGTTCCTGCAGTCCCGGCTGTTCCTTTCATTCAAGCTCCTCATCCTCCCGTGCCTGTATCCTTTTCTTCACCTTATACATTTCCGTATTATTCATCTCCGTATTCATCGCCCTACTCATTTCCTTACTCCTACTCCATCTCCTATCCGTTTCCTCCATGGTCGCCGTTTTCCTTTCCAGGTTGGTTCAATCCGTATTGA
- a CDS encoding diphthine--ammonia ligase, protein MAKRWALSWSGGKDACMVLDQLVKQGEEVACLMTTLPKEIGRTFGHGERTELIQAQAESLGIPLEWIPCSFESYTENFISELKSFKQKYKLDGVAYGDLYLDEHRNWGENVADQAGLEAAYPLWMKKEEAPSALKNFVESGYQAKIIRVSNAHLEVKWLGREIDASFLKDIQETGICPMGEAGEYHSYVYSGPLFRYRIPVMPGEIMELETTKRMELSLQKSAAVNTD, encoded by the coding sequence ATGGCGAAAAGATGGGCGCTCTCATGGAGTGGAGGAAAGGATGCGTGTATGGTGCTTGATCAGCTTGTGAAACAAGGAGAAGAAGTGGCATGTCTAATGACGACCCTTCCAAAAGAAATCGGCCGAACGTTTGGACATGGAGAAAGAACGGAGCTCATCCAGGCCCAGGCTGAGTCACTCGGCATTCCGCTTGAATGGATTCCGTGTTCGTTCGAGTCCTACACTGAAAATTTTATATCCGAACTAAAATCCTTCAAACAAAAATACAAATTGGACGGAGTGGCTTATGGGGACCTGTATTTGGATGAGCACAGAAATTGGGGAGAAAACGTCGCTGATCAAGCGGGCCTTGAAGCCGCTTATCCGCTGTGGATGAAAAAAGAAGAAGCACCTTCAGCGTTAAAGAACTTCGTTGAATCAGGATATCAAGCAAAAATTATTAGAGTATCCAACGCGCATCTTGAAGTGAAGTGGCTGGGAAGAGAAATAGACGCTTCGTTCTTAAAAGATATTCAGGAAACCGGTATCTGCCCGATGGGGGAGGCAGGTGAATACCACAGCTACGTATACAGCGGACCATTGTTTCGCTATCGCATCCCAGTAATGCCGGGGGAAATCATGGAACTTGAAACAACAAAGCGGATGGAGCTCTCGTTACAAAAATCGGCTGCAGTCAATACGGATTGA
- a CDS encoding HIT family protein, translating into MSDSCFICSKHKGTITTAGKMIYEDDYVYIGHIDKGENPAYLGYVMIDLKRHVPTLADMNLEEAKAFGVAMARISKALKESEGAEHIYARVSGHGVPHLHMHLTPRYPGTPEEYWGPWEVLDWEDAPFGTGEEVDAVCERLRAQMEMDYETINE; encoded by the coding sequence ATGAGTGATTCCTGTTTTATATGCAGCAAACACAAAGGCACAATAACAACCGCCGGCAAGATGATCTACGAAGATGATTATGTATACATTGGCCATATCGATAAAGGCGAAAATCCTGCTTACCTTGGATATGTCATGATTGATTTAAAACGCCATGTACCGACATTGGCCGATATGAACCTTGAAGAAGCAAAGGCTTTTGGTGTAGCCATGGCAAGAATCAGCAAAGCCCTTAAAGAAAGCGAAGGAGCAGAACACATTTACGCCCGTGTTTCCGGACATGGTGTTCCTCATCTTCATATGCATCTGACTCCCCGATATCCTGGCACGCCTGAAGAATACTGGGGACCATGGGAAGTCCTGGACTGGGAAGACGCTCCATTTGGCACCGGAGAAGAAGTCGATGCGGTGTGCGAGAGACTGAGAGCTCAAATGGAGATGGACTATGAAACAATTAATGAATGA
- a CDS encoding DUF3949 domain-containing protein, producing MTSAYIFFGAIAILYFIIMIPVQYSYISGMKERSRNTSLSQQEMYDQMPVQEEQLHYHVQGNLFNLPSALVASLIYKLKHR from the coding sequence ATGACATCTGCGTATATCTTTTTCGGAGCTATTGCCATTCTGTATTTTATCATTATGATTCCTGTTCAATATTCCTATATTTCCGGGATGAAAGAGCGGAGCCGAAACACTTCGTTAAGCCAGCAGGAAATGTATGATCAAATGCCAGTCCAGGAAGAGCAGCTACATTATCATGTTCAGGGTAATCTTTTTAATCTGCCGTCTGCTCTTGTCGCCAGTCTGATTTATAAATTGAAACATCGATAA